The proteins below are encoded in one region of Qipengyuania sp. HL-TH1:
- a CDS encoding DUF3667 domain-containing protein produces the protein MTDIAEGLGTAVEGGLFARAVAGKSSRATTLSKGHFAEGACLNCGTELIGDHCHSCGQQAHLHRTLSAFMHDLLHGALHFDGKTWRTLPLLVAKPGELTRRYIDGQRKRFVSPMALFLFCIFLMFAVFQIAGISAPVDIPGDTDAQLQELTAEQQGELLERRDLFASRVNDPEISETRRERAQESLADVERQLDALVRARSELPFLGEPKAGARPAVAAEAPTEGSDTEIAPADANSELVTVEGWEGELESVPWFQAAVKKWRMNPGLMLYKLQTNFYKFSWLLIPLSIPFVWVLFAWKRAFRAYDHAIFVTYSLSFMTLFILAIVLAGLAGAGASTMTLLSIFVPPIHIYKHLRGTYRLSRFSALWRLAVLSVAIMFILLMFTVLLALLGLF, from the coding sequence ATGACCGATATCGCAGAAGGGCTCGGGACAGCCGTGGAAGGCGGGTTGTTTGCGCGCGCCGTGGCCGGCAAGTCGAGCCGGGCGACGACGCTTAGCAAGGGCCATTTCGCCGAGGGTGCATGCCTCAACTGCGGCACCGAACTGATTGGCGACCATTGCCATTCCTGCGGACAGCAGGCGCATCTGCACCGCACACTCAGCGCATTCATGCACGATCTGCTGCATGGCGCACTTCATTTCGACGGCAAGACCTGGCGCACGCTGCCGCTGCTGGTCGCCAAGCCCGGCGAACTGACCCGGCGTTACATCGATGGTCAGCGCAAGCGCTTCGTCAGCCCGATGGCGCTATTCCTGTTCTGCATCTTCCTGATGTTTGCCGTGTTCCAGATCGCCGGGATCAGCGCGCCCGTCGACATCCCCGGCGACACCGACGCGCAATTGCAGGAACTGACTGCCGAGCAGCAAGGCGAATTGCTCGAACGGCGCGATCTCTTCGCTTCGCGCGTAAATGATCCCGAGATCAGCGAGACGCGCAGGGAACGCGCGCAGGAATCGCTGGCCGACGTCGAACGCCAGCTCGATGCGCTGGTAAGGGCGCGCAGCGAACTGCCCTTTCTTGGCGAACCGAAGGCAGGCGCACGCCCGGCCGTTGCAGCAGAAGCGCCCACGGAAGGCAGCGACACTGAAATTGCACCGGCGGACGCAAACAGCGAACTGGTCACGGTCGAAGGCTGGGAAGGCGAGCTGGAAAGCGTTCCCTGGTTCCAGGCCGCGGTCAAGAAGTGGCGCATGAACCCCGGGCTCATGCTCTACAAACTGCAGACCAACTTCTACAAATTCAGCTGGCTCCTGATTCCGCTCTCGATACCCTTCGTGTGGGTGCTGTTCGCGTGGAAGCGCGCATTCAGGGCATACGACCATGCGATCTTCGTCACCTACTCGCTGAGCTTCATGACGCTGTTCATTCTGGCAATTGTGCTGGCGGGTCTCGCCGGTGCGGGCGCCTCGACCATGACGCTGTTGTCGATCTTCGTCCCGCCGATCCACATCTACAAACACTTGCGCGGCACCTACCGGCTGTCGCGCTTCTCGGCGCTATGGCGACTGGCGGTGCTCAGCGTCGCGATCATGTTCATTCTCTTGATGTTTACCGTCCTTCTGGCGCTGCTCGGCCTGTTCTAG
- the rpoZ gene encoding DNA-directed RNA polymerase subunit omega yields MARVTVEDCVDKVPNRFDLVLLAAQRAREISGGAELTVDRDRDKNPVVALREIAEQTIKPKELHEAAVTNLQKILPDDDDEMDEVGSLSQSAEALRITASAPTRSTSIGADYDG; encoded by the coding sequence ATGGCGCGCGTTACCGTCGAAGACTGCGTAGACAAGGTCCCCAACCGTTTCGATCTCGTCCTGCTGGCTGCCCAGCGGGCGCGCGAGATTTCGGGCGGTGCGGAGCTGACCGTCGATCGCGATCGCGACAAGAACCCGGTCGTCGCGCTGCGTGAGATCGCCGAACAGACGATCAAGCCCAAGGAACTGCACGAAGCTGCGGTTACCAATTTGCAGAAAATCCTGCCCGACGACGATGACGAGATGGATGAAGTCGGCTCGCTCAGTCAGTCGGCCGAAGCGCTGCGGATCACCGCTTCCGCGCCGACGCGCTCGACCTCGATCGGCGCCGATTACGACGGCTGA
- a CDS encoding phospholipase D-like domain-containing protein — MGTAEAADRNADYAEPAPFEAEAAGQRLVFYPAGADRRAALFDLVESARTRLDVCFYIFAEDGVGAQFRDALAAAARRGVRVTLIVDQFGAGASDDFLRPLTDAGGVCLRFSAKWTRRYLIRNHQKLVIADGVRAMFGGFNIADAYFAPPEQNGWADLGIVIEGSAVEGLNDWYARLRHWTEREEQHAREIARTVRDWQWQQPGVTWLVGGPTRGLSSWARCVSDDLLNGERLDMFMAYFSPPKRLLRRMGAIAQKGATRLVMAGKSDNGATIGASRSLYSYLLSKRAQIWEFAPCKLHTKLIVLDDAVYLGSANFDMRSLYINLELMLKVEDAALADRMRDFVSQQIAASQRITVPLHKQRATLWNRIRWNLSWLLVSVIDYTVTRRLNLGI; from the coding sequence ATGGGAACTGCCGAAGCCGCCGACCGCAATGCGGATTATGCCGAACCGGCGCCGTTCGAGGCCGAGGCCGCGGGGCAGCGGCTGGTCTTCTATCCGGCGGGGGCGGACCGGCGCGCAGCGCTGTTCGACCTGGTCGAAAGCGCGCGCACGCGGCTCGATGTGTGCTTCTACATCTTCGCCGAAGACGGCGTCGGGGCGCAGTTTCGCGATGCGCTCGCGGCAGCGGCGCGGCGCGGGGTCCGCGTAACGCTGATCGTCGACCAGTTCGGTGCGGGCGCGAGCGATGATTTCCTGCGCCCGCTGACCGATGCCGGCGGCGTGTGCCTGCGCTTTTCCGCCAAATGGACGCGGCGCTATCTGATTCGCAACCACCAGAAGCTGGTGATTGCGGATGGCGTGCGTGCGATGTTCGGCGGGTTCAACATCGCCGATGCCTATTTCGCGCCGCCCGAACAGAACGGCTGGGCCGATCTCGGCATCGTCATCGAGGGATCGGCGGTCGAAGGCCTCAACGACTGGTATGCCCGGCTGCGCCACTGGACCGAGCGCGAGGAACAGCATGCGCGCGAGATCGCGCGGACGGTGCGCGACTGGCAATGGCAGCAGCCGGGGGTCACCTGGCTGGTCGGCGGGCCGACGCGCGGCCTGTCGAGCTGGGCACGCTGCGTGTCGGACGATCTGCTGAACGGCGAACGGCTCGACATGTTCATGGCCTATTTCAGCCCGCCCAAGCGGTTGCTGCGCCGCATGGGCGCGATCGCGCAAAAGGGCGCGACGCGGTTGGTGATGGCGGGCAAGTCGGACAATGGCGCGACCATCGGTGCGAGCCGCTCGCTCTATTCCTACCTGCTGTCGAAACGCGCGCAGATCTGGGAGTTCGCGCCGTGCAAGCTGCACACCAAGCTAATCGTGCTCGACGATGCCGTCTATCTCGGCAGCGCCAATTTCGACATGCGCAGCCTTTATATCAACCTGGAACTGATGCTGAAGGTGGAAGATGCCGCGCTGGCCGACCGCATGCGCGACTTCGTCAGCCAGCAGATTGCCGCGTCGCAGCGCATCACCGTCCCCTTGCACAAGCAGCGAGCGACGCTGTGGAACCGCATCCGCTGGAACCTCAGCTGGCTGCTGGTTTCGGTGATCGACTACACGGTGACCCGGAGGCTCAACCTGGGCATCTGA
- a CDS encoding replicative DNA helicase translates to MPDTDLLVPADDSTSTKPAKGPVLPANLEAEAAFLGAVLIDNKVIEELTTPLMAEHFHEPVHQRIYERVLRLLDRNSVATPVTLRPYFEADEALKQLGGVTYLAQLTADGQGLLHPRQLAEQIYDLALLRELVSVGRNLVEGALDTSDEVEPLRKIEQAEADLYRVAEGASSGNEAQTFRKAAFGALEVVQAAMNSGGRFSGKTTGLDTINDKTSGLHNSDLVILAGRPAMGKTSLATNIAFNAARRLMDDQKAGIEPDKSPGAGVAFFSLEMSADQLATRILAEQAEISSEKLRSGKLSREEFQRLSFASQELTDLPLYIDDTPALTIGALRTRARRLKRRHNIGLVIVDYLQLLQGSGRASDNRVNEISEISRGLKTLAKELHVPVVALSQLSRQVEQREDKRPQLSDLRESGSIEQDADMVWFIFRAEYYHNALKPDTPDETSSEEVRMKYAEWEARHLELVNKATLIVSKQRHGSTGNVPLLFHSEFTKFSSPDVRHYDDYE, encoded by the coding sequence ATGCCCGATACCGACCTTCTTGTCCCCGCCGACGATTCGACTTCCACGAAACCGGCGAAGGGCCCCGTGCTGCCCGCCAACCTCGAAGCCGAAGCCGCGTTCCTCGGCGCGGTGCTGATCGACAACAAGGTGATCGAGGAACTGACCACGCCGCTGATGGCGGAGCATTTCCACGAGCCGGTGCACCAGCGCATCTACGAGCGCGTCCTGCGGCTGCTCGATCGCAATTCGGTCGCCACGCCGGTCACGCTGCGGCCCTATTTCGAAGCCGACGAAGCGCTCAAGCAATTGGGCGGGGTGACCTATCTCGCGCAGCTGACCGCCGACGGGCAGGGGCTGCTCCACCCGCGCCAGCTGGCCGAACAGATCTACGACCTTGCGCTGCTGCGCGAACTGGTCAGCGTGGGGCGCAATCTCGTCGAAGGCGCGCTCGACACCTCTGATGAGGTCGAGCCGCTGCGCAAGATCGAGCAGGCCGAAGCCGATCTCTACCGCGTGGCCGAGGGTGCCAGTTCGGGCAATGAAGCGCAGACCTTCCGCAAGGCTGCCTTCGGCGCGCTGGAAGTCGTCCAGGCGGCGATGAATTCGGGCGGGCGCTTTTCGGGCAAGACCACCGGTCTCGACACGATCAACGACAAGACCAGCGGCTTGCACAATTCGGACCTCGTGATCCTCGCCGGCCGCCCGGCTATGGGCAAGACCTCGCTCGCGACCAATATCGCCTTCAACGCCGCGCGCCGGCTGATGGACGATCAGAAAGCGGGGATCGAGCCCGACAAGTCGCCCGGTGCCGGTGTCGCGTTCTTCAGCCTCGAAATGAGCGCCGACCAGCTGGCTACGCGTATCCTCGCGGAACAGGCCGAGATTTCGAGCGAGAAGCTGCGTTCGGGCAAGCTCAGCCGCGAGGAATTCCAGCGCCTCAGCTTTGCAAGCCAGGAACTGACCGATCTGCCGCTGTATATCGACGACACCCCCGCACTGACCATCGGCGCGCTGCGCACCCGCGCGCGGCGGCTCAAGCGGCGGCACAATATCGGGCTCGTCATCGTCGACTATCTGCAATTGCTGCAGGGTTCGGGGCGCGCCAGCGACAACCGCGTGAACGAGATTTCGGAGATCAGCCGGGGCCTCAAGACGCTGGCCAAGGAACTGCATGTCCCGGTGGTCGCACTGTCGCAGCTCAGCCGTCAGGTCGAACAGCGCGAGGACAAGCGCCCGCAGCTGTCCGATTTGCGCGAATCGGGCTCGATCGAGCAGGACGCCGACATGGTGTGGTTCATCTTCCGCGCCGAATATTACCACAATGCGCTCAAGCCCGACACGCCCGACGAAACCTCGTCGGAAGAAGTGCGGATGAAATATGCCGAATGGGAAGCGCGCCATCTCGAACTGGTCAACAAGGCCACGCTGATCGTTTCCAAGCAGCGTCACGGCTCCACCGGCAACGTCCCGCTGCTGTTCCACAGCGAGTTCACCAAGTTCAGCAGTCCCGACGTGCGCCATTACGACGATTACGAATAG
- a CDS encoding UPF0262 family protein: protein MTDSATSPGDHRIAHIELDEETIIWRNADIEQERRIAIFDLIEENTFKPLRAAERGADGPYRLKLAVRDGRLLMEIADEQQQLLEELLLGLARFRRPIREYFAICDSYYQAIRKATPSEIETIDMARRGVHNQAAELLMERLEGKIETDFATARRLFTLICVLHIKG, encoded by the coding sequence ATGACCGATTCCGCAACCTCCCCGGGCGACCATCGCATCGCGCATATCGAGCTCGACGAGGAGACGATCATCTGGCGCAATGCCGATATCGAGCAGGAACGGCGGATCGCGATCTTCGACCTGATCGAGGAAAATACCTTCAAGCCGCTGCGCGCGGCCGAACGCGGCGCCGATGGACCCTATCGTCTCAAGCTCGCCGTGCGCGACGGGCGATTGCTGATGGAAATCGCCGACGAACAGCAGCAATTGCTCGAGGAATTGCTGCTCGGCCTGGCACGTTTCCGCCGCCCGATCCGCGAATATTTCGCGATCTGCGACAGCTATTACCAGGCCATCCGCAAGGCCACCCCGTCGGAGATCGAGACCATCGACATGGCCCGCCGCGGCGTCCACAATCAGGCCGCCGAATTGCTCATGGAGCGGCTCGAGGGGAAGATCGAAACCGATTTCGCCACCGCCCGCCGCCTGTTCACGCTGATCTGCGTGCTGCATATCAAGGGCTGA
- a CDS encoding glycoside hydrolase family 25 protein: MAKRGRKRRTVRLPPVLSRAGKTAMFLVLIALIGAAYAWHEGRDWRPDEELWPDQGALVSAGDGAVDFDTLAGLGAQFVYLEASDGAARKDAGFGPNFARARNAGLQVGAAHRFDPCAVADGQSGNFVTMVPRDAELLPPAILLETTADDCPTRVSDAAVQSELTTLVNQIEAHAGKPAILAPVEDFEAAYAPSRRFDRQLWLTRSWFEPEYATRPWLMWTANRWYQTEAAQEPLRWVVVRP; the protein is encoded by the coding sequence ATGGCCAAACGCGGACGCAAACGGCGCACGGTTCGCCTGCCCCCGGTGCTGTCGCGCGCGGGCAAGACCGCCATGTTCCTGGTGCTCATCGCCCTGATCGGGGCGGCCTATGCCTGGCACGAAGGACGCGACTGGCGGCCGGACGAGGAGCTTTGGCCCGACCAGGGCGCGCTGGTGAGTGCGGGCGATGGCGCGGTCGATTTCGACACGCTGGCCGGGCTCGGCGCCCAATTCGTCTATCTCGAGGCCAGCGACGGGGCCGCGCGCAAGGATGCCGGTTTCGGGCCCAACTTCGCCCGTGCGCGCAATGCCGGTCTGCAGGTCGGCGCGGCGCATCGCTTCGATCCCTGCGCCGTGGCCGATGGACAATCGGGCAATTTCGTCACCATGGTCCCGCGCGATGCCGAGCTGCTGCCGCCCGCGATCCTGCTTGAAACCACCGCGGACGATTGCCCGACGCGGGTATCGGACGCCGCGGTGCAGAGCGAACTGACGACGCTGGTCAACCAGATCGAGGCGCATGCGGGCAAACCCGCCATCCTGGCCCCGGTCGAGGATTTCGAGGCGGCCTATGCCCCGTCGCGCCGCTTCGACCGGCAATTGTGGCTGACCCGTAGCTGGTTCGAACCCGAATATGCCACACGCCCCTGGCTGATGTGGACCGCCAATCGCTGGTACCAGACCGAAGCGGCGCAGGAGCCGTTACGCTGGGTCGTGGTCCGGCCCTGA
- a CDS encoding cytidine deaminase: MTDEELIAAARAASRHSYSPYSNFAVGAALRFADGSVVTGTNIENASYGLALCAEAVAVSKAMADGVRGGLEAVAVTGPGADPITPCGRCRQVLNELAQLGGTDPEVLCVGPDSVRKVRLSDLLPDAFGPASLG; this comes from the coding sequence ATGACCGACGAAGAGCTGATCGCCGCCGCCCGCGCGGCCTCGCGCCATTCCTACTCGCCCTATTCGAACTTCGCAGTGGGCGCCGCCCTGCGCTTTGCCGACGGCAGCGTGGTGACCGGAACCAATATCGAGAATGCGAGCTATGGCCTCGCGCTGTGCGCCGAGGCGGTCGCGGTTTCGAAGGCCATGGCCGATGGCGTGCGCGGCGGGCTCGAAGCGGTGGCGGTGACCGGGCCGGGGGCCGATCCCATCACTCCCTGCGGACGCTGCAGGCAGGTGCTCAACGAGCTCGCGCAGCTTGGCGGGACCGATCCCGAAGTGCTCTGCGTGGGGCCGGACAGCGTCCGCAAGGTGCGCCTGTCCGACCTTTTGCCCGACGCTTTCGGACCCGCGAGCCTCGGATGA
- a CDS encoding LD-carboxypeptidase, producing MIARRTALGLLGGLAGAAVTPGRLAAAPPRKPPRLRQGDTVGLVAPASAVTLPDELDRAIHWIRGMGLVPKLGAHVADQEGYLAGSDADRAADIAAMFAAPDVRAIFAVRGGWGGARILPLLDWDTIRANPKLLIGYSDTSALHLAIAARAGFATLHAPNAASRWEGESWDSLWRIAFAGGVPMLGGGRIEEATGRPARTLVPGTTRGRLLGGNLTILSTLMGTGWLPDLDGAILFLEDINEEPYRVDRMLQQLRLAGIFERAAGVVFGQCTRCTVRDPDYAGFTLDDVLDWHLGDLGKPVIAGFNTGHVRNQLCLPVNVPVELDAASRTLRMLEPAVA from the coding sequence ATGATCGCGCGGCGTACCGCGCTGGGCCTGCTTGGCGGGCTGGCGGGTGCAGCGGTGACGCCGGGCCGACTGGCGGCAGCGCCTCCTCGCAAACCGCCGCGGTTGCGGCAGGGCGATACGGTGGGCCTCGTCGCCCCCGCGAGCGCCGTGACGCTGCCCGACGAACTCGACCGCGCGATCCACTGGATCCGCGGCATGGGGCTGGTCCCCAAGCTTGGTGCGCATGTCGCGGACCAAGAGGGCTATCTTGCCGGCAGTGATGCGGACCGGGCGGCGGATATCGCGGCCATGTTCGCCGCGCCCGACGTCCGCGCGATCTTCGCGGTGCGCGGGGGCTGGGGCGGGGCACGCATCCTCCCGCTGCTCGATTGGGACACGATCCGCGCCAATCCCAAGCTGCTGATCGGTTACAGCGATACCAGCGCGCTGCATCTCGCCATCGCCGCGCGCGCCGGTTTCGCGACGCTGCATGCCCCCAATGCCGCGAGCCGGTGGGAGGGGGAAAGCTGGGACAGCCTGTGGCGCATCGCCTTTGCCGGGGGAGTGCCCATGCTCGGTGGCGGGAGGATCGAGGAGGCGACCGGCCGGCCCGCACGAACTCTCGTACCCGGCACTACGAGAGGGCGGCTGCTGGGCGGGAATCTGACGATCCTCTCGACTCTGATGGGCACCGGCTGGCTTCCCGACCTCGATGGCGCGATCCTGTTTCTCGAGGACATCAATGAAGAGCCTTACCGCGTCGACCGCATGCTTCAGCAATTGCGGCTGGCGGGGATATTCGAACGCGCGGCGGGCGTGGTCTTCGGCCAATGCACCCGCTGCACGGTGCGCGATCCCGACTATGCGGGGTTTACGCTCGACGATGTGCTCGACTGGCATCTGGGCGATCTGGGCAAGCCGGTGATCGCAGGCTTCAACACCGGCCATGTCCGCAACCAGCTGTGCCTGCCGGTCAATGTCCCCGTTGAACTGGACGCCGCTTCGCGGACGCTGCGGATGCTCGAACCGGCTGTTGCCTGA
- a CDS encoding M14 family metallopeptidase — MNDIRIDSAFDSGNIEVLSVDGASAKLAIPKDTHSDFKQWFHFRVAGAAGRELVLMITGLEQSAYPGGWPDYDACVSEDRDYWGRAVSSYDKDADGGTLTIRYTPASDIAWFAYFAPYSMERHHDLIAEAASSEGVDHVHLGTTLDGQPLDCLEMGEGRFNVWLYARQHPGETQAEWWMEGALEVLTDPADSVGRELRKRCRLNLVPNCNPDGSKRGNLRVNAAGTNLNREWENPTAEKSPEVLAIRNHMDKTGVDFAMDVHGDEAIPVSFLAGFEGIPSWTDEQGERYYRYEAILDRRTPDFQTELGYTKSAPGRANLSMSTNQVAERFGATAMTLEMPYKDNKANPEPEQGWSPERCKMLARDCLASLLELIETQDS; from the coding sequence GTGAACGATATCCGGATCGATTCTGCCTTCGACAGTGGCAATATCGAGGTCCTTTCGGTGGATGGCGCCAGCGCGAAGCTGGCGATCCCGAAGGACACCCATAGCGATTTCAAACAGTGGTTCCATTTCCGGGTCGCAGGCGCTGCGGGACGCGAGCTGGTACTGATGATCACCGGCCTCGAACAGAGCGCCTACCCCGGCGGCTGGCCCGATTACGACGCCTGCGTATCCGAAGATCGCGACTATTGGGGCCGCGCTGTCTCGTCCTATGACAAGGATGCCGACGGCGGTACGCTGACGATCCGCTATACGCCCGCCAGCGATATCGCCTGGTTCGCCTATTTTGCGCCCTATTCGATGGAGCGCCATCACGATCTCATCGCCGAAGCCGCGTCGTCCGAAGGCGTCGACCATGTCCATCTGGGCACGACGCTCGACGGGCAGCCGCTCGATTGCCTCGAAATGGGCGAAGGCCGCTTCAACGTGTGGCTCTATGCGCGCCAGCATCCGGGCGAAACGCAGGCCGAATGGTGGATGGAAGGCGCGCTTGAAGTGCTGACCGATCCCGCCGACAGCGTGGGCCGCGAATTGCGCAAGCGGTGCCGCCTGAATCTGGTGCCCAATTGCAATCCCGACGGCTCGAAGCGCGGCAATCTGCGCGTCAACGCAGCGGGCACCAACCTCAACCGCGAATGGGAAAACCCGACCGCGGAAAAATCACCCGAAGTCCTCGCGATCCGCAACCACATGGACAAGACCGGCGTCGATTTCGCCATGGACGTCCACGGCGACGAGGCGATCCCCGTCAGCTTCCTGGCCGGTTTCGAAGGCATCCCCAGCTGGACCGACGAACAGGGCGAACGCTACTATCGCTACGAAGCGATCCTCGACCGCCGCACCCCCGATTTCCAGACCGAGCTGGGCTATACCAAGTCGGCACCGGGCCGGGCCAATCTGTCGATGAGCACCAACCAGGTCGCCGAACGCTTCGGCGCGACCGCGATGACGCTGGAAATGCCCTATAAGGACAACAAGGCCAATCCCGAGCCCGAGCAGGGCTGGAGCCCGGAACGCTGCAAGATGCTCGCACGCGACTGCCTCGCGTCACTGCTCGAACTGATCGAAACGCAGGACAGCTAA
- a CDS encoding DUF4136 domain-containing protein, whose translation MNRFPLALGIAATLTLAGCTTPVGPVEVTRFVAPELAAQLGQGSIFVETAPGTGGDSLALAPYKAAVAEELRRLGYSETDRSGARQIAQVSLSQYVIGSGGKRSPVSVGVGGSTGSYGSGVGVGIGINLGGGAKDRLGTELAVTIRDEATGQSIWEGRADFQPPENSPLARGQANAQTVASALFREFPGNNGETIEVEVTE comes from the coding sequence ATGAACCGCTTCCCCCTCGCCCTGGGCATCGCCGCCACCCTGACACTCGCGGGCTGCACCACGCCGGTCGGCCCGGTCGAGGTGACCCGCTTCGTTGCGCCTGAGCTGGCGGCGCAATTGGGCCAGGGCAGCATCTTCGTCGAAACCGCGCCGGGCACGGGCGGCGACAGCCTCGCGCTGGCCCCCTACAAGGCTGCAGTCGCCGAGGAATTGCGCCGGCTGGGCTATAGCGAAACCGACCGCAGCGGCGCACGCCAGATCGCGCAGGTATCGCTGTCGCAATACGTTATCGGCAGCGGCGGAAAGCGCAGCCCGGTCAGCGTAGGCGTCGGCGGATCGACCGGCAGCTATGGCTCGGGCGTCGGCGTGGGGATCGGGATCAATCTGGGCGGCGGGGCGAAGGATCGCCTCGGCACCGAGCTTGCCGTAACCATCCGCGACGAAGCCACCGGGCAGAGCATCTGGGAAGGCCGCGCCGATTTCCAGCCGCCCGAGAATTCACCCCTTGCGCGGGGCCAGGCGAACGCCCAGACGGTCGCCTCAGCGCTGTTCCGGGAGTTCCCCGGCAACAATGGCGAAACGATAGAAGTAGAGGTTACCGAGTGA
- the galE gene encoding UDP-glucose 4-epimerase GalE, whose translation MSETTKVPVLVTGGAGYIGSHAVLALRDAGWPVAVIDNLSTGFAFAVPEDVPLYEGDISDTILLEQIFAEQGIEAIMHFAGSIIVPESVEDPLSYYDNNTVKSRALIEAAVEGGVQHFIFSSTAATYGTPASSPVSEDSPRQPINPYGWSKLMTEQMLADSSAAYGFNFCALRYFNVAGADPQARTGQSTAGATHLIKVACEAATGKRDAVAVFGTDYDTPDGTGVRDYIHVSDLAAAHLLALEALIEQPERSLTMNCGYGRGFSVLEVLDAVDRVTNQTIERRLEARRAGDPAELVSDPSRIRETLPWQPKHADLAQIITHALQWERKLSDLRGE comes from the coding sequence ATGAGCGAGACGACGAAAGTGCCCGTGCTGGTAACCGGCGGGGCGGGCTATATCGGTAGCCATGCGGTCCTTGCGCTGCGCGACGCAGGCTGGCCGGTGGCCGTGATCGACAATCTGTCGACCGGCTTCGCCTTCGCGGTGCCCGAAGACGTGCCGCTCTACGAAGGCGACATATCCGATACCATCCTGCTCGAGCAGATCTTCGCCGAGCAGGGGATCGAGGCGATCATGCATTTCGCCGGTTCGATCATCGTGCCCGAATCGGTCGAGGACCCGCTCTCCTATTACGACAACAATACGGTGAAGAGCCGGGCGCTGATTGAGGCGGCGGTCGAGGGCGGGGTGCAGCATTTCATCTTCAGCTCGACCGCGGCGACCTATGGCACGCCCGCCAGCTCGCCGGTTTCCGAAGACAGTCCGCGGCAGCCGATCAACCCCTATGGCTGGTCTAAGCTGATGACCGAACAGATGCTGGCCGATTCGAGCGCGGCCTATGGCTTCAACTTCTGCGCCTTGCGCTATTTCAACGTCGCGGGGGCCGACCCGCAGGCGCGCACCGGCCAGTCTACCGCCGGCGCGACGCATCTGATCAAGGTCGCCTGCGAGGCCGCAACCGGCAAGCGCGACGCGGTGGCGGTATTCGGGACCGATTACGACACCCCCGACGGTACCGGCGTGCGCGACTATATCCATGTCAGCGATCTTGCGGCCGCGCATCTGCTGGCGCTCGAGGCGCTGATCGAACAGCCCGAGCGCTCGCTCACGATGAATTGTGGCTACGGGCGCGGGTTCTCGGTGCTCGAGGTGCTCGACGCGGTGGACCGCGTGACCAACCAGACGATCGAACGGCGGCTGGAAGCGCGCCGCGCGGGCGATCCGGCAGAGCTTGTCTCGGACCCCTCGCGCATCCGCGAAACGCTGCCGTGGCAGCCCAAACATGCCGATCTGGCGCAGATCATCACCCATGCGCTGCAATGGGAGCGCAAGCTGTCCGATCTGCGCGGCGAGTGA
- a CDS encoding YbgC/FadM family acyl-CoA thioesterase, which yields MTLPTFPDGTLDGDRHFYAVRVYYEDTDLSGITYHANYLRWFERARSDLLRQLEIDQRSAIEAGVGAYAVSEVNLKYLRPAKLDDDVLIETRCTELRAASCRMHQLAFRLTGQERELLAEAQLRVGFVSPEGRPRRQPEEWRAAFARFADQGNP from the coding sequence ATGACCTTGCCCACCTTCCCCGATGGCACGCTCGACGGCGACCGGCACTTCTATGCCGTGCGTGTCTATTACGAAGACACCGATCTTTCGGGGATCACCTATCACGCCAATTACCTGCGCTGGTTCGAACGCGCGCGCAGCGATCTGCTGCGCCAGCTCGAGATCGACCAGCGTTCGGCGATCGAGGCAGGAGTGGGTGCCTATGCGGTGTCGGAGGTCAATCTGAAATACCTTCGCCCCGCCAAGCTCGACGACGATGTGCTGATCGAAACCCGCTGCACCGAACTGCGCGCGGCATCGTGCCGGATGCACCAGCTTGCGTTCAGGTTGACGGGTCAAGAGCGCGAACTTCTGGCCGAGGCACAATTGCGCGTCGGCTTCGTTTCACCCGAAGGCCGGCCCAGGCGCCAGCCGGAGGAATGGCGCGCGGCTTTCGCGCGTTTTGCCGATCAAGGGAACCCATGA